One region of Natronolimnobius baerhuensis genomic DNA includes:
- the sppA gene encoding signal peptide peptidase SppA, with product MVSKNGLGSLAVVLLAVVVFAAAGIGLFVYYPTTLTDLFGILFALGAVLVGLKIGGNVAGSLFPGYNVAEVAVDGPITRDGGGGPLPSSPGSTPADDIVEQIDRADDDENVDALLLKLNTPGGEVVPSDDIRLAAERFDGPTVAYTTDVCASGGYWIASGCDELWAREGSIVGSIGVIGSRVNASDLAEKAGLSYERFAAGEYKDAGTPLKELEEKEREYLQGVIDDYYETFVKRVSEGREMDAEFIRDTEARIYLGESAHDLGLVDELGTRRDIEAELETRLEADAIDIEEFEPERPLMARVGAGAQQVAYAFGAGLTGFAENREFRLRT from the coding sequence ATGGTCAGTAAGAACGGACTTGGATCACTCGCGGTCGTCTTACTCGCGGTCGTCGTGTTTGCTGCGGCCGGAATTGGACTGTTCGTCTACTATCCGACGACGCTGACAGATCTGTTTGGCATCCTGTTTGCCCTCGGTGCCGTCTTGGTCGGGCTCAAAATCGGCGGCAACGTCGCTGGGTCGCTGTTTCCCGGCTACAACGTCGCCGAGGTTGCCGTCGATGGCCCAATCACGCGCGATGGGGGCGGCGGCCCGCTCCCCTCGAGTCCGGGTTCGACACCGGCCGACGACATCGTCGAGCAGATCGACCGCGCGGATGACGACGAGAACGTCGACGCACTGTTGTTGAAACTCAATACGCCTGGCGGCGAGGTCGTCCCGAGCGACGACATTCGACTCGCAGCCGAGCGATTCGACGGCCCAACCGTGGCGTACACGACGGATGTCTGTGCCAGTGGTGGCTACTGGATCGCAAGCGGCTGTGACGAACTCTGGGCGCGCGAGGGCTCCATCGTCGGCTCGATTGGTGTGATCGGGTCGCGCGTCAACGCAAGCGACCTCGCGGAGAAGGCTGGGCTCTCTTACGAGCGCTTTGCGGCTGGCGAGTACAAAGACGCCGGCACACCGCTCAAAGAACTCGAGGAGAAAGAACGTGAGTACCTGCAGGGCGTGATCGATGACTACTACGAAACCTTCGTCAAGCGCGTCAGCGAGGGCCGCGAGATGGACGCCGAGTTCATCCGCGACACCGAAGCGCGCATCTACCTCGGCGAGTCGGCACACGACCTCGGACTGGTCGACGAACTCGGCACCCGCCGCGACATCGAAGCCGAACTCGAGACCCGCCTCGAGGCCGACGCGATTGACATCGAGGAGTTCGAACCGGAGCGGCCGCTGATGGCGCGGGTTGGTGCGGGCGCACAGCAGGTTGCATACGCGTTCGGGGCTGGCCTGACCGGATTCGCCGAGAATCGGGAGTTCCGATTGCGAACCTGA
- a CDS encoding DUF7139 domain-containing protein, with amino-acid sequence MTSLTEVYDGNARGVSLQRLYAGMGLVLCGAILAVVAVLVATTNLFAGFVVSVADWGMSDHFAVVRVAGVLAGIGVPATLVGLFIVLPASRRVRAAAAISASLCLLGVVLFWYAYPENWRYGSDQLTLEVSAVYLLGLVTAIWCLFSAVVNFKTRNDPGGMLEMNVTRRNQTIVEVEESEAPSSGFGGIGFFGGTPDGEVETQTNAEGDGTTLSFDGSETTHSSNSGRPTAGAATSDGGTEVSDISSPLDTDEPAAATAGTHSAEPATRTESAAAGGASAATGGTDAEIMGSASSDAADRTESGSDVPSDRYCGNCQHFEYVRSSSSGMVPYCGRHETAMNDMDACEEWEPNNR; translated from the coding sequence ATGACAAGCCTGACGGAGGTCTACGACGGGAATGCCCGGGGTGTGAGCCTCCAGCGGCTCTACGCAGGGATGGGGCTGGTACTCTGTGGCGCGATTCTTGCCGTCGTTGCCGTCCTCGTGGCGACGACCAATCTGTTCGCCGGGTTCGTCGTAAGCGTTGCCGACTGGGGGATGAGCGACCACTTTGCAGTCGTTCGCGTCGCTGGCGTCCTCGCCGGCATCGGCGTTCCCGCGACACTCGTCGGTCTCTTTATCGTCCTGCCCGCGAGCCGTCGCGTCCGCGCCGCTGCTGCGATCAGCGCCAGCCTGTGCCTGCTTGGCGTCGTCCTCTTCTGGTATGCCTACCCCGAAAACTGGCGCTACGGTAGCGACCAACTCACACTCGAGGTCTCTGCAGTCTACCTTCTCGGACTCGTAACTGCCATCTGGTGTCTGTTTAGCGCCGTCGTCAACTTCAAGACGCGCAACGACCCCGGCGGGATGCTCGAGATGAACGTCACACGGCGCAATCAGACCATCGTCGAGGTTGAGGAGTCAGAAGCCCCCTCGAGTGGGTTCGGCGGAATTGGCTTTTTCGGTGGGACGCCTGATGGCGAAGTCGAGACCCAGACGAACGCTGAGGGCGACGGGACGACGCTCTCGTTCGATGGGAGCGAGACGACGCACTCGAGCAACTCGGGCCGCCCAACCGCTGGCGCAGCAACCAGTGATGGTGGGACGGAGGTCTCGGACATTTCTTCGCCGCTCGATACCGACGAGCCCGCAGCCGCCACAGCCGGCACGCACTCTGCAGAGCCCGCTACACGCACTGAGTCAGCAGCCGCAGGCGGCGCGTCGGCAGCAACTGGCGGCACCGATGCCGAAATTATGGGGTCCGCCTCGAGTGACGCCGCTGATCGGACAGAATCAGGTTCGGACGTACCGAGCGACCGATACTGCGGGAACTGCCAGCACTTTGAGTACGTTCGGTCGTCCTCCTCGGGCATGGTGCCGTACTGTGGCCGCCACGAGACGGCGATGAACGATATGGACGCCTGCGAGGAGTGGGAGCCGAACAACCGCTGA
- a CDS encoding DUF373 family protein: MTTLVVCLDRTDDVGRKTGLRSPIVGWEAVRALVTDIGLADPEDSGVNSLLETLRVAQDLRDENEDVVVAVVSGDRESMVSADRAVARQVDDLIADYDPDSAVVVIDSAEDERLVPIVESRVRVDSVDRVVVRQARDIESTYYLLKQFLADEELRQTVLVPLGLTLLVFPVLAMQIGTAQGAAAITTVIGLFLLYKGFNIDEILTGFSHQVREALYSGQVSVVTYVVAIGLTFVGLFIGALGVSNLEDPSGVLVPATQFLFDSVPWLAMAALTASAGRLLDEAISEEPVRRSFRNLPFIVVAVGLVIRGFSAYFLEQQGVIGPVVFAGIEQGALTLDSFQIGGGERLTIYVATALVVSLIGARVAASVSDDESGSGGDGPDDPDSPPASNANPTPTPESGRTDGGPTPSESDSDSPTDEGADSSDQ, translated from the coding sequence GTGACAACGCTGGTCGTCTGCCTCGACCGGACTGACGATGTGGGCCGTAAGACTGGGCTTCGCTCACCAATCGTCGGCTGGGAGGCAGTTCGCGCGCTCGTGACCGATATCGGGCTCGCAGATCCCGAGGATTCGGGCGTCAACTCCCTGCTCGAGACGCTTCGAGTTGCCCAGGACCTGCGCGACGAGAACGAAGACGTCGTCGTCGCGGTCGTCTCGGGGGACCGTGAGTCGATGGTCTCGGCTGACCGAGCAGTGGCACGTCAGGTGGACGACCTGATCGCGGACTACGATCCGGACTCGGCGGTCGTCGTGATCGACAGCGCTGAAGACGAGCGACTGGTGCCCATCGTCGAGAGTCGCGTTCGCGTCGATTCAGTTGACCGCGTCGTCGTGCGCCAGGCTCGAGACATTGAATCGACGTACTACCTCCTGAAGCAGTTTCTCGCAGACGAGGAACTGCGCCAGACGGTGCTGGTACCGCTTGGACTGACGCTGCTCGTCTTCCCGGTGCTTGCGATGCAGATTGGGACCGCACAGGGTGCAGCCGCGATCACGACCGTGATCGGCCTCTTCTTGCTCTATAAGGGATTCAACATCGACGAAATCCTCACCGGGTTCTCCCATCAGGTGCGGGAGGCGCTGTACTCCGGGCAGGTCTCGGTGGTCACCTATGTCGTCGCGATAGGGTTGACGTTCGTGGGACTGTTCATCGGCGCACTCGGCGTCTCGAATCTCGAGGACCCCTCCGGCGTGCTCGTGCCGGCGACGCAGTTTCTGTTCGATAGCGTTCCCTGGCTCGCGATGGCAGCACTGACCGCAAGCGCGGGTCGCCTGCTCGATGAGGCGATCAGCGAGGAACCCGTCCGGCGATCCTTCCGGAATCTGCCGTTTATCGTCGTCGCCGTTGGACTCGTGATTCGCGGGTTTTCGGCGTACTTCCTCGAGCAACAGGGCGTGATCGGACCCGTCGTCTTCGCGGGGATCGAACAGGGAGCGCTCACGCTCGATAGCTTCCAGATCGGCGGCGGCGAGCGGTTGACGATCTACGTCGCCACTGCACTCGTCGTGAGTCTGATCGGGGCACGAGTCGCTGCCTCTGTAAGCGACGACGAATCCGGAAGCGGTGGCGACGGACCGGACGATCCAGACTCTCCGCCAGCCTCCAATGCGAATCCCACTCCGACGCCCGAGTCGGGCCGCACCGATGGCGGACCGACACCCTCCGAGTCGGACTCTGACTCTCCGACTGACGAGGGCGCGGACTCGAGTGACCAGTAA
- a CDS encoding coiled-coil protein, with the protein MVDESKNIELTEDDLANKSKGELIKMAGQLRDRRNDLNQMASERASSRDDLNAKTREKVDEAQEHREQRDELNEQVQEHKESRNELNAEANKLFDKVEKLKSDMELDEGQDLDKLEEEIEQLEFKQQTEVLSSEEEQELIEKIESKREEYEERKGKLDQNEDLEGLVEEAEEVRSEASQHHQKVTELADKAQEHHNQMIEAYREADDIRDEADEMHESFVEAQEAADQHHEDFVRVQKRLRELDKEEEEERKSARDQKKEAAKEEAEEIYQKFKEGETLDTEDLMKLQKTGLL; encoded by the coding sequence ATGGTAGACGAATCGAAAAACATCGAACTGACAGAGGACGACCTAGCAAACAAATCGAAAGGCGAGCTTATCAAAATGGCAGGCCAACTGCGAGATCGGCGAAATGATCTCAACCAGATGGCCTCCGAGCGCGCCTCCAGCCGCGACGACCTGAACGCCAAAACGCGCGAGAAGGTCGACGAAGCTCAAGAACACCGTGAGCAGCGCGACGAGCTCAACGAGCAGGTTCAAGAGCACAAAGAGAGCCGTAACGAACTCAACGCCGAGGCCAACAAGCTCTTCGACAAAGTCGAAAAGCTCAAATCCGACATGGAACTCGACGAGGGCCAGGACCTCGACAAACTCGAGGAAGAAATCGAGCAACTCGAGTTCAAACAGCAGACCGAAGTTCTCTCGAGTGAGGAAGAGCAGGAACTCATCGAGAAGATCGAGTCCAAGCGCGAGGAGTACGAAGAGCGCAAGGGAAAACTCGACCAGAACGAGGATCTCGAAGGGCTCGTCGAGGAAGCTGAGGAAGTTCGCTCGGAAGCCTCCCAGCACCACCAGAAGGTGACGGAGCTTGCGGACAAGGCCCAGGAACATCACAACCAGATGATCGAGGCCTATCGCGAGGCTGACGACATCCGTGATGAAGCCGACGAGATGCACGAGTCCTTCGTTGAGGCCCAGGAGGCCGCCGACCAGCACCACGAAGACTTCGTGCGCGTCCAGAAGCGCCTGCGCGAACTGGACAAGGAAGAAGAAGAAGAGCGCAAGTCCGCTCGCGACCAGAAGAAAGAAGCGGCCAAAGAGGAGGCCGAGGAGATTTATCAGAAGTTCAAGGAAGGCGAAACTCTCGACACCGAGGACCTGATGAAGCTCCAGAAGACTGGCCTGCTCTAA
- a CDS encoding tubulin/FtsZ family protein, protein MKVALIGVGQAGGKVTERLAQFDANMGYGAVQGALAVNSAKPDLQSLEFVDTQLIGADRVNGHGVGGDNELGAEVMQSDIQEVLGGLDGRITSSADAIVVVAGLGGGTGSGGAPVLVHNLQQIHDIPVYALGVLPGQNEGALYQANAGRSLKTLAREADSTLLIDNDAWHEQGESMDGAFDRINGKIAQRVGLLFASGEAVDGVGESVVDSSEVINTLRSGGISVLGYASEVAAEDASDNLRTTMTVSRQALLTGTSLPDATQADSALLVIAGRPEAIPRKGVEKSRRWLEEETDSMQVRGGDFPLDSDRLGALVLLGGAERSDRLEQFMERAREAQNAEETETDRAEALTDDRLENLF, encoded by the coding sequence ATGAAGGTAGCCCTGATCGGAGTCGGTCAGGCCGGTGGGAAGGTAACCGAGCGGCTGGCCCAGTTCGACGCGAACATGGGTTATGGAGCCGTCCAAGGTGCCCTGGCCGTCAACTCCGCGAAACCCGACCTCCAATCGCTCGAGTTCGTCGATACCCAACTGATCGGTGCAGACCGTGTCAACGGACACGGCGTCGGTGGGGACAACGAACTCGGTGCAGAGGTCATGCAATCGGATATCCAGGAGGTCCTCGGCGGACTCGATGGACGAATCACCTCGAGTGCTGACGCGATTGTCGTCGTCGCCGGTCTCGGCGGTGGGACGGGAAGCGGCGGCGCGCCGGTGCTGGTGCACAACTTACAGCAAATTCATGACATTCCAGTCTACGCACTGGGCGTCTTGCCCGGACAGAACGAAGGCGCGCTGTATCAGGCTAACGCGGGTCGCTCGTTGAAGACGTTAGCACGCGAAGCCGACTCGACGCTGCTGATCGACAACGACGCCTGGCACGAACAGGGCGAGAGCATGGACGGCGCGTTCGACCGCATTAACGGCAAGATCGCCCAACGCGTTGGCTTGCTGTTTGCCTCCGGCGAGGCCGTCGACGGCGTGGGCGAAAGCGTCGTCGACTCGAGCGAGGTCATCAACACCCTGCGCTCGGGCGGGATTTCGGTGCTTGGCTATGCAAGCGAAGTCGCCGCCGAAGACGCAAGCGACAACCTGCGAACGACGATGACAGTCTCCCGTCAGGCACTCTTGACTGGAACGAGTCTCCCCGACGCGACCCAGGCCGATTCCGCGCTACTCGTTATCGCCGGCAGACCCGAGGCGATCCCGCGCAAAGGCGTCGAGAAATCCCGACGCTGGCTCGAGGAGGAAACAGACAGCATGCAGGTCCGTGGTGGGGACTTTCCGCTCGACAGCGACCGACTCGGCGCGCTCGTCTTGCTCGGCGGGGCCGAACGCTCGGACCGCCTCGAGCAATTCATGGAGCGCGCACGCGAGGCACAAAACGCTGAGGAAACCGAAACGGACCGCGCCGAAGCGCTGACGGACGACCGCCTCGAGAATCTCTTTTGA
- a CDS encoding CPBP family glutamic-type intramembrane protease codes for MATDGTHRTVGWLRDQFNRLSWFQKSILVGAVLTLLWMRYVPGDLGARVVVDLLLLVGGPLALGLIHGRHIGWNINRVAIRNAVLLSMFVLPFYLIGSTLPTIRQFYPMWETSAAPGEFIPHAIKLFAIALATETYYRGLLCVGVKDIGFKAVFISPIVYMIHHASKPPIEFLLSGPTDVLFGAVDYKSNSILPSVIAHGAGLVLLDWLVLHDPLFDPTPALQYLEWLPVPL; via the coding sequence GTGGCGACCGACGGCACCCACCGAACCGTTGGCTGGCTTCGCGACCAATTCAATCGCCTCTCGTGGTTTCAAAAGTCGATACTGGTGGGTGCAGTTCTGACGCTGCTGTGGATGCGCTACGTCCCCGGAGATCTCGGGGCACGGGTCGTCGTCGACCTGTTGCTTCTGGTCGGTGGCCCGCTCGCACTGGGACTCATTCACGGCCGCCACATTGGTTGGAATATCAACCGCGTCGCGATTCGAAACGCTGTATTGCTCTCGATGTTCGTCTTGCCGTTTTATCTCATCGGATCAACACTCCCCACGATTCGTCAGTTCTACCCGATGTGGGAAACCTCGGCTGCACCTGGCGAGTTCATTCCCCACGCGATCAAACTGTTCGCGATTGCGCTGGCGACTGAGACCTACTATCGCGGACTGCTCTGTGTCGGCGTCAAAGACATCGGGTTCAAGGCAGTGTTCATCAGCCCTATCGTCTACATGATTCACCACGCCTCGAAGCCCCCCATCGAATTCCTGCTCTCGGGGCCGACTGACGTGCTCTTCGGTGCGGTAGACTACAAATCAAACTCCATCCTGCCGTCCGTGATCGCCCACGGGGCCGGTCTCGTCCTCCTCGACTGGCTCGTCCTACACGACCCGCTGTTCGATCCGACGCCCGCCTTGCAGTATCTCGAGTGGCTGCCAGTGCCGCTGTGA
- a CDS encoding diphthine--ammonia ligase: MSDADGAWIGLFSGGKDSSWAVYQALEAGLSVERLVTVHPSEDSYMYHVPATDLASLAAESMGIELIDVDPGDLEADSVPDSSVQGDDELEPLEAALVDLDAELEGGIAGVTAGAVESEYQTNRIQGMCDRLDCELFAPLWQEDPRELVDAMLEAGFEIKIIQVAAQGLDESWLGRTLDHEAIADLKALNDEYGVHILGEGGEFETLVVDGPHMDQRLGLEYEREWEGTRGRVRITDARLE, from the coding sequence ATGAGCGACGCAGATGGCGCGTGGATTGGGCTCTTTTCCGGCGGGAAAGATTCGTCGTGGGCCGTCTACCAGGCACTCGAGGCCGGACTGTCCGTCGAGCGACTCGTGACCGTTCACCCATCCGAGGATTCCTACATGTATCATGTTCCGGCGACAGACCTCGCTTCGCTGGCCGCCGAGAGCATGGGTATCGAACTGATCGACGTCGATCCCGGTGATCTCGAGGCCGACTCCGTGCCGGACTCGAGCGTGCAGGGAGATGACGAACTCGAGCCACTCGAGGCGGCACTCGTGGATCTTGACGCCGAACTCGAGGGCGGCATCGCCGGCGTCACCGCAGGCGCTGTCGAAAGCGAGTACCAGACGAACCGCATTCAAGGGATGTGTGACCGCCTCGACTGTGAGCTATTCGCGCCGCTGTGGCAGGAAGACCCTCGGGAACTCGTCGACGCGATGCTCGAGGCCGGCTTCGAAATAAAGATCATCCAGGTTGCTGCGCAGGGACTCGACGAATCCTGGCTCGGGCGCACACTGGACCACGAGGCGATTGCCGACCTCAAGGCGCTCAACGACGAATACGGCGTCCACATTTTGGGTGAAGGCGGCGAGTTTGAGACGCTCGTCGTCGATGGCCCACATATGGACCAACGACTCGGTCTCGAGTACGAGCGCGAGTGGGAGGGGACACGCGGGCGGGTGCGGATTACGGACGCGCGACTCGAATGA
- a CDS encoding DUF5789 family protein yields MSDDEDDDPAVSLGEHTPVEGAPLARVSSRLTWPKEKSEVARLEGDSVIRTPEGPQELAAILEDVDETYFQRHQEFETHIRSVIGTGPIPTADE; encoded by the coding sequence ATGAGCGACGACGAGGACGACGACCCGGCAGTGTCACTCGGTGAGCACACGCCCGTCGAGGGTGCCCCACTGGCCCGCGTCAGTTCCCGACTCACCTGGCCCAAAGAGAAAAGCGAAGTCGCCCGCCTCGAGGGCGACAGCGTGATCCGAACGCCCGAGGGACCACAGGAACTGGCTGCCATCCTCGAGGACGTCGACGAGACGTACTTCCAGCGCCACCAGGAGTTCGAAACCCACATCCGATCCGTTATTGGAACTGGCCCGATTCCGACTGCAGACGAGTAA